The sequence AAATAGTTTTTCGAGCGAAAGAAGGTGTAGTAATTGTATATTTATACGTCTGGAAAGAACAGCCCAATTAGCAAAAGATCTAGGTTTTGATGCCTTTTCTACCACTCTTTCTATAAGTCCCTACCAACCTCTTGATGTTATAAAGAATTGTTTTGAAGAACTTTCTAATAAATATAGAATTGATCACATTTTTAAAAATTTTAGACCTTTGTATCAGGATTCTATTAAATTTTCTAAAGCAAATGGTATATATAGACAACACTATTGTGGTTGTATTATAAGTGAATATAATATGTTAATTAAAAAAAGAGCAAGAGGTGATAAGATTTGAGCGAGTTTGCTAAAATTTTTATAGGAATAGGTTTTTTACTAATCTTTATGGGATTGATTTTATTATTGTTTGATAAATTGCCCTTTTTTGGAAAGCTTCCAGGTGATTTTGAATACAGAGGAACAAATATTAGAGTTTATTTTCCTTTTTTGTCTATGTTAATTGTAAGCTTAATACTAACAATATTGCTAAACATATTTTTTTATTTCTTTAGAAGATAAAAGGCTTAAAACCTTTATTTTCTTCATCATCTTTGTTTCATTTCTCATCACTGAATCCTTTATAAATATTTTATTATATAACTAATCAAAAGTTTAAGGATTATTAATACCTTTCTCAATTGCATATTTCTCTGAAGTAAAATAAAAGTTTGATTAAAAAATTCACGACTTTTATTGGCTTAAAGAGATATTTTTAGTAAAATACCAAATACTTTAGAAAAAGAAAAATTGATATAGTTTGATTTAAAAATTTCAAATTTGATGCTTAATAAATATATAATATTTTCTAATAGTTTGTGAAGTTCAAAAAAATCGCTGAATTTAAAATCTTCCTGGATAAAATTTTTTAAACTTTGAATATTTTTAGGATATGATTACTAAGATGGGTAAATCTGATATTAATTATAAAAATATCATTTATCATCATTTTTTAGGTATGGAGGTAGTGAGATTTGTTCCTTGATAAAGAATTAATGAATGATCTGTGTTATTTTCTTCCAAATGAAAGGATCGCACAAAGTCCTATTGAACCTCGAGACAACGCAAATCTTCTAGTTGTAAATAGGGAAAAATTAAGTTTCGAAGACTGTATTGTGAGAGATTTACCTAATTTTCTGTATAAAGGCGATCTGATAATTTTAAATAATACTAAAGTAATTAAAGCAAGGCTTTATGCAATTACTGATACTTCTGCAAAGGTTGAAATACTTTTAATAAAAAAAATTGATATCAAAACTGGTTTATTTATGACAAAACCTGGAAAGAGATTAAAAAAGGGTAAAGAAATTATTATAAACAATAAAAAAATTGGGATAGTTAAGGATGTCGATTCACAAGGTAGGAGAATTATAGAGTTTTATGAAGAAATTGATACAATACTTGAAGAATTCGGAATGATCCCAATACCGCCATATGTAAAAAAATTTAGTAAAGATTTTAACGAGAAATATCAAACAAAATTTGCAAATGTGCCTGGTTCTGTTGCTGCGCCAACAGCTGGACTTCACTTTACTGATAATTTATTAGAAGAATTAAGAGAGAAAGGAGTTTTAATTAAATTTATAACTCTTCATGTAGGTCCTGGAACGTTTAAGTCTCTTTCAAATGAAGGCGAAGTCCTATTAGAACCTGAATGGGTAGATATTTCACAGGATGTTTGCGATTCTATTAAGAAAGCTAAAGGGAATAATAATAAAATTCTTGTTGTTGGTACTACAACAATGAGAACTGTCGAGTCTACAAATTTAGAGCCATACAGTGGTTATATAGATACTATAATATTACCAGGGTATAATTTTAAAGTCCCGGATATGTTTATGACTAACTTTCATCTTCCAAAAACAAGTCTTTTAGCGCTTACTATGGCTTTTGGCGGCATTGAATTAATTAAAAAAGCTTATAGCTATGCTATAGAAAATGATTATAGGTTTTACTCTTTTGGCGATGCTATGCTAATTATTTGACCTTTTCTCTCGCAAAAGCAAGAGGATTTTGTAAGTTATATTAAACTACCTTACAGAATGCTATTCGCTTATCTTTTGGTAAATGCAGAGTTGATAGCTTTCTGTAAATCCTTTAAGGTTTTTTGTAGTGTTTGGGATGGTGCTTTATTATTTGAAAGCTCATATTGTTGCGTTGATTTTCAAAACAAAAGCATATTTGCTAAATCATAGTAATTTGGCAGATAGCTTTAAGTTTAAATTTAATAGTTTAACAAATTTTCATAAGAAAATTATGATTCGGTCTATGAAAAAGTGAGGTG comes from Thermodesulfobium acidiphilum and encodes:
- a CDS encoding epoxyqueuosine reductase QueH, producing the protein MKVLLHTCCGPCASGVISWFRAQGLDFVGYYYNPNIHPFSEYEKRRLNLEEVARILYFEVIYSLDWDVERWINSFSSERRCSNCIFIRLERTAQLAKDLGFDAFSTTLSISPYQPLDVIKNCFEELSNKYRIDHIFKNFRPLYQDSIKFSKANGIYRQHYCGCIISEYNMLIKKRARGDKI
- the queA gene encoding tRNA preQ1(34) S-adenosylmethionine ribosyltransferase-isomerase QueA, with the protein product MFLDKELMNDLCYFLPNERIAQSPIEPRDNANLLVVNREKLSFEDCIVRDLPNFLYKGDLIILNNTKVIKARLYAITDTSAKVEILLIKKIDIKTGLFMTKPGKRLKKGKEIIINNKKIGIVKDVDSQGRRIIEFYEEIDTILEEFGMIPIPPYVKKFSKDFNEKYQTKFANVPGSVAAPTAGLHFTDNLLEELREKGVLIKFITLHVGPGTFKSLSNEGEVLLEPEWVDISQDVCDSIKKAKGNNNKILVVGTTTMRTVESTNLEPYSGYIDTIILPGYNFKVPDMFMTNFHLPKTSLLALTMAFGGIELIKKAYSYAIENDYRFYSFGDAMLII
- a CDS encoding DUF2905 domain-containing protein, which gives rise to MSEFAKIFIGIGFLLIFMGLILLLFDKLPFFGKLPGDFEYRGTNIRVYFPFLSMLIVSLILTILLNIFFYFFRR